One window of Paenibacillus sp. FSL K6-3182 genomic DNA carries:
- the nuoH gene encoding NADH-quinone oxidoreductase subunit NuoH — translation MQSWLNQSLTWGNALVLFLWAVVFLFIVLGFVTYAIYFERKVIGWMQLRIGPNRVGPFGLLQTVADIFKLLIKEDTIPRKADRALFILAPALAYIPAFSVLAVLPYTQNLYFADLNVGLLYYVALSGISTLAIVLGGWASNNKYALLGGMRSAAQMISYEVPLVISVVGVILLSGSLNLRDIVAAQEGGWFWNWNFIPQIIGFIVFIIAAVSELNRTPFDLPEAESELVAGYHVEYSGFRFAFFMLSEYVYVYAIAALTTVLFLGGWHAPAPFLDFVPGIIWFLLKFAFIVFFLFWIRATLPRIRVDQLMGLGWKVLLPVSLLNVFLTAVYLELFIKN, via the coding sequence ATGCAGTCATGGCTTAACCAATCGCTAACTTGGGGAAATGCACTTGTGCTGTTCCTTTGGGCTGTCGTATTTTTATTCATTGTGCTTGGTTTCGTCACGTACGCCATTTATTTCGAGCGTAAGGTAATCGGGTGGATGCAGCTTCGCATCGGTCCCAATCGCGTAGGGCCCTTTGGCTTGCTGCAGACGGTAGCAGATATTTTTAAGCTGCTCATTAAAGAGGACACAATTCCGCGCAAGGCAGATCGGGCATTGTTCATTCTTGCACCTGCCCTAGCATACATACCGGCATTCTCCGTACTCGCTGTACTGCCTTATACACAAAACTTATATTTCGCAGATCTGAATGTCGGTTTGCTCTATTATGTAGCCCTTTCAGGCATCTCGACGCTTGCCATCGTGCTTGGCGGCTGGGCTTCCAATAATAAGTATGCACTCCTTGGGGGTATGCGCTCGGCGGCACAAATGATAAGCTATGAGGTACCGCTTGTTATTTCGGTAGTAGGCGTTATTTTGCTTAGCGGAAGCTTGAATCTGCGTGATATTGTTGCGGCGCAGGAAGGCGGCTGGTTTTGGAATTGGAACTTCATTCCTCAAATAATCGGTTTCATTGTCTTTATTATTGCAGCTGTGTCCGAGCTCAATCGTACGCCCTTCGATTTGCCGGAGGCGGAATCTGAGCTTGTTGCAGGTTATCACGTTGAATATAGCGGCTTTCGGTTTGCATTTTTTATGCTCTCGGAATACGTATACGTTTATGCCATTGCTGCATTAACAACAGTATTGTTTCTGGGCGGCTGGCACGCACCGGCGCCATTTCTTGATTTTGTACCGGGCATTATATGGTTTTTGCTCAAGTTTGCGTTTATTGTGTTTTTCTTATTTTGGATTCGTGCTACACTGCCGCGCATACGAGTAGATCAGCTTATGGGTCTTGGCTGGAAGGTGCTGCTGCCGGTGTCGCTGCTTAATGTGTTTTTAACGGCTGTATATTTAGAGCTGTTTATCAAGAACTAG
- a CDS encoding NADH-quinone oxidoreductase subunit D produces the protein MIRTEELLLNVGPQHPSTHGVFRIIVKLDGEVITEATPVMGYLHRGTEKIAENLNFTQIIPYTDRMDYVSAMTNNYVLVHAVETMMGLEVPQRAEYLRLLVMELQRIASHLVWWGTYLLDIGAMSPFLYAFRDREIIIVLFNELCGARLTYNYMRVGGVKWDAPPGWLDKVRDFIPYMENKLQEYDKLVSGNEIFLARIKGIGKYDAATAIDYGLSGANLRCTGVDFDIRKAEPYSLYSQFEFDVPLGKVGDCYDRYRIRLEEIRQSLRILKQALEQFPSGGETMGKVPRAIRPPAGEVYVRIESPRGEIGCHIVSKGKAEPYRLKFRRPSFVNLQILPKLLVGETMTNLITILGGIDIVVGEVDC, from the coding sequence TTGATTCGTACAGAAGAACTGCTCTTAAATGTAGGTCCTCAGCATCCAAGCACGCATGGCGTATTCCGGATTATCGTTAAGCTCGATGGTGAAGTCATAACCGAAGCGACACCTGTTATGGGTTATTTGCACCGAGGCACCGAGAAGATCGCGGAAAACTTGAATTTCACGCAAATCATCCCCTACACCGATCGAATGGATTACGTCTCTGCAATGACTAATAATTATGTTCTCGTGCATGCAGTGGAAACGATGATGGGGCTTGAAGTACCGCAGCGGGCGGAGTATCTCAGGCTTCTCGTTATGGAACTGCAGCGTATAGCTAGCCATCTAGTATGGTGGGGAACTTATCTGCTTGATATTGGGGCAATGAGTCCGTTTCTTTACGCATTCCGTGACAGGGAAATCATTATCGTTTTATTTAATGAGCTGTGCGGCGCAAGATTAACTTACAATTACATGCGAGTTGGCGGAGTGAAGTGGGATGCGCCTCCAGGCTGGCTGGACAAAGTGCGCGACTTTATTCCTTATATGGAGAATAAGCTGCAAGAGTATGATAAGCTCGTCAGCGGCAACGAAATTTTCCTTGCCCGCATTAAAGGGATAGGAAAATATGATGCGGCAACAGCGATTGATTATGGCTTATCTGGAGCCAACTTGCGTTGTACAGGTGTAGACTTTGATATTCGCAAGGCGGAGCCCTACAGCTTGTACAGCCAATTTGAATTTGACGTGCCGCTTGGAAAAGTGGGAGATTGTTATGATCGCTATCGGATTCGGCTGGAAGAAATCCGCCAAAGCTTGCGTATTTTGAAGCAGGCGCTCGAGCAATTCCCTTCTGGCGGGGAGACGATGGGGAAGGTTCCGCGCGCAATAAGGCCCCCTGCTGGCGAGGTGTATGTGCGGATCGAATCGCCGCGCGGCGAAATTGGCTGCCATATCGTATCCAAAGGCAAAGCAGAACCTTATAGGCTCAAATTCAGAAGACCGTCATTCGTTAATTTGCAAATACTGCCGAAGCTGCTCGTAGGCGAAACGATGACAAACCTCATTACGATATTAGGCGGCATTGATATTGTCGTCGGGGAGGTCGATTGCTAA
- a CDS encoding NADH-quinone oxidoreductase subunit C, translating to MSEEDKPVAETPPVDPEKEAKLKAAAEARAARAAAKAKAEAEASEAEPEQPKAPSPRQPELDAIVALLKQEVAEAAVEDAYVNELNGDMPMIILRNEHWREAAKLLKEHEQLQFNYLRNVSGVDYETHIEVVYHMISLGIKREVGIKIKTEREASAVYSATPVWATANWNEREIYDLLGVDFPGHPDMRRIMMPDDWVGHPLRKDYESIDSEV from the coding sequence ATGAGCGAAGAGGATAAACCGGTCGCAGAGACGCCTCCCGTAGACCCGGAGAAGGAAGCCAAGCTGAAGGCAGCTGCGGAAGCACGCGCTGCGAGAGCGGCAGCAAAAGCTAAGGCCGAAGCGGAAGCGAGTGAAGCAGAGCCGGAGCAGCCGAAAGCACCTTCGCCAAGGCAGCCTGAGCTTGATGCCATAGTCGCGCTTCTGAAGCAGGAGGTAGCAGAAGCAGCGGTTGAGGATGCCTATGTAAATGAACTGAATGGCGATATGCCGATGATTATCTTACGCAATGAACACTGGCGGGAAGCTGCAAAGCTGCTTAAGGAGCACGAGCAGCTTCAATTTAATTATTTACGTAATGTGTCAGGTGTCGATTACGAGACCCACATAGAAGTGGTATATCATATGATCTCGCTTGGAATCAAAAGAGAGGTCGGAATTAAGATAAAGACAGAGCGGGAAGCATCAGCCGTCTATTCGGCAACACCAGTCTGGGCAACAGCGAATTGGAATGAACGTGAAATTTACGATTTACTGGGAGTTGATTTTCCTGGACACCCCGATATGCGGCGGATTATGATGCCTGATGATTGGGTGGGCCATCCGCTGCGCAAAGATTATGAGTCGATAGATTCGGAGGTGTAG
- a CDS encoding NADH-quinone oxidoreductase subunit B, producing MEFSLESISLEERKELERNVFMGTLEQLKAWARSNSLWPLTFGLACCAIEMMGTGASHYDLDRFGVMFRTSPRQSDVMIVAGTVTKKMGPLLRRLYDQMPEPKWVIAMGSCATAGGPYIKSYSVIKGVDQIVPVDVYIPGCPPNPAALIYGINKLQEKIRYEAKTGKRVTSR from the coding sequence ATGGAATTCAGTTTAGAATCAATTTCGTTAGAGGAACGCAAAGAGCTGGAACGCAATGTATTTATGGGCACCTTGGAGCAATTGAAGGCTTGGGCAAGAAGCAACTCGTTATGGCCGCTCACATTCGGTCTTGCTTGCTGTGCGATTGAAATGATGGGAACGGGCGCATCGCATTATGATCTGGATCGTTTTGGAGTGATGTTCCGAACCTCGCCGCGACAGTCTGACGTGATGATTGTGGCCGGTACAGTGACGAAGAAGATGGGTCCCCTTTTACGCAGGCTTTATGATCAAATGCCAGAGCCGAAGTGGGTTATTGCAATGGGATCCTGCGCAACGGCTGGCGGACCTTATATTAAATCCTATTCAGTCATTAAAGGCGTCGATCAGATCGTACCTGTTGATGTGTATATTCCGGGCTGTCCGCCTAATCCGGCCGCGCTGATCTATGGCATTAATAAACTGCAGGAGAAAATTCGCTATGAAGCGAAGACTGGGAAGCGGGTGACCAGTCGATGA
- a CDS encoding NADH-quinone oxidoreductase subunit A: MLPVVALTVGRLLRPNKPSELKQTTYESGNEPVGEGQVRFNIRYYLFALMFVIFDVETVFLYPWAVAYNKLGLFVLVEMLIFAGMLLIGLLYAWKKKVLKWNSV, translated from the coding sequence ATGCTTCCCGTCGTTGCATTAACTGTAGGAAGACTGCTAAGGCCGAATAAGCCAAGTGAGCTCAAACAAACCACCTATGAAAGCGGAAATGAGCCGGTAGGTGAGGGACAGGTCCGTTTTAACATCCGCTATTACTTGTTTGCACTAATGTTTGTCATCTTTGATGTAGAAACCGTTTTCTTATATCCTTGGGCCGTCGCATATAATAAGCTCGGCTTATTTGTGCTAGTCGAAATGTTGATTTTTGCGGGAATGCTGCTTATTGGTCTTCTATATGCCTGGAAAAAGAAGGTGCTGAAATGGAATTCAGTTTAG
- a CDS encoding endospore germination permease: MSKFAGINNAEITSGQCAKILFLFALGSAALILPTMVTSIAKQDGWISMLLAGPFNYFILLIYLALADRFPKLTLAQYSEKLLGVWLGKVLTTLYIFYFLLLSALVLRNISDFLNLSVLPETPEWFINLTFMIVVVYGVLLGIETIARTGEILFGWAALVIGIVLLALFNQFNFQNFEPFLYDGWVRPIKGIYPILGFPIAEFVFITTIFPLVRQEDRKKLRKKLKLSVSAITFVSTLITIFLVAVMGVQEAGRSPFAVYDMAKNINIEEILVRVEILVAMVWIGTVFMKLALCVYVLTVLTAQMLKLSTYRPLVIPYAFVIVPISLMIYRNAAHAHEFGIGVWTVYSLLHGCAIPLLLLVVAVVRGKKDTSDGRFQDEQKSSSRRQKGNDAAEGESDITNKEPALGTTPS, from the coding sequence ATGAGCAAATTTGCGGGAATAAACAATGCCGAAATCACATCGGGGCAATGCGCCAAAATATTGTTTTTATTTGCACTCGGAAGTGCAGCGCTCATATTGCCAACAATGGTGACGTCGATTGCCAAGCAGGATGGTTGGATTTCAATGCTGCTCGCAGGACCGTTTAATTATTTCATACTGCTCATTTATCTAGCGCTTGCTGATCGTTTTCCAAAGCTGACCTTAGCGCAATACTCAGAAAAGCTGCTGGGGGTTTGGCTCGGAAAGGTATTGACTACCCTATATATTTTTTATTTCTTATTGTTAAGCGCATTGGTACTGCGCAATATATCCGATTTTTTGAATTTATCTGTATTGCCCGAGACACCGGAGTGGTTCATCAACCTCACTTTTATGATTGTTGTTGTATATGGTGTTCTTTTAGGCATTGAGACGATTGCGAGAACGGGTGAGATTTTATTTGGATGGGCTGCCTTAGTTATTGGGATTGTTCTCCTTGCTTTGTTCAATCAATTTAATTTTCAAAACTTTGAGCCTTTCTTGTACGACGGCTGGGTAAGGCCGATTAAGGGGATCTATCCGATTCTCGGGTTCCCTATTGCGGAATTCGTGTTTATAACGACGATTTTCCCGCTTGTACGTCAGGAGGACCGCAAAAAATTAAGAAAAAAACTGAAGCTTTCTGTTTCCGCCATTACTTTTGTAAGTACGCTGATTACGATTTTTTTGGTTGCTGTAATGGGGGTGCAAGAAGCGGGTAGAAGTCCGTTTGCCGTCTATGATATGGCGAAAAACATTAATATCGAAGAGATATTGGTGCGTGTTGAAATATTAGTTGCGATGGTTTGGATTGGAACGGTCTTCATGAAGCTTGCACTTTGCGTTTATGTACTGACGGTCTTAACGGCTCAAATGCTTAAGCTATCTACCTATCGTCCATTGGTCATTCCCTATGCATTTGTCATTGTGCCTATATCGCTCATGATATATCGAAATGCGGCTCATGCGCATGAGTTTGGCATAGGAGTATGGACGGTTTACAGCTTGCTGCATGGTTGTGCTATACCGTTATTGCTGCTCGTGGTAGCCGTTGTTAGAGGAAAAAAAGATACGAGCGACGGACGGTTTCAAGATGAACAGAAGTCCAGCAGCCGCAGGCAAAAAGGGAATGACGCAGCAGAAGGGGAATCCGATATAACGAACAAGGAACCTGCCTTGGGCACAACTCCATCATAG
- a CDS encoding Ger(x)C family spore germination protein, with protein MSHGSVNARKRIFSIRKIGRKLILVWTACMLALLNGCWDLRYLDKLGVVYAIGVDDDPTGKNKLQLTVQVVLPQNVAAETKGAIGGTAVTTFTEKGDTLFEAIRKMSTKTSRRLFFSHTQMLIISESMARKGIYPLVDLIERNPDIRTDISVLVTRGVRAEDLLQLTTQMESIPVNQLREMIEVNQSAYASNYVVLVKDITRLLGRGKQQPVLPAIQIEGSKAEGHSNDNLNSIPAKAIPVLSTMAVFSDGKLVGYLKSKDSRGLSWLQNKVESTVVKLGCPESEGELIVEVQDTATVYKVKQDPDGHPIIQVHISVVGGIQEIMCHGVNITEESVLIKIGKMTDKAIEEEVAGTINSVQKKFHTDVLGWGKEVYFQEPNIWRKIEADWEDIFPQVKSEVICTTQITGSGVRGESISK; from the coding sequence ATGAGCCATGGCAGCGTCAATGCAAGGAAACGGATATTTTCAATTAGGAAAATAGGACGGAAGCTTATTCTTGTATGGACAGCATGTATGCTGGCGCTATTAAACGGCTGTTGGGATTTGCGCTATTTGGACAAGCTTGGCGTCGTATACGCCATAGGAGTTGACGATGACCCAACAGGAAAAAACAAGCTTCAGTTGACCGTTCAGGTCGTATTGCCCCAAAACGTTGCAGCGGAAACCAAAGGGGCCATTGGCGGCACCGCGGTGACGACGTTTACGGAAAAAGGGGATACCCTGTTTGAGGCGATAAGAAAAATGTCGACAAAAACATCTAGACGGCTTTTTTTCTCCCACACACAAATGCTGATTATTAGTGAGAGTATGGCTAGAAAAGGCATCTACCCCTTAGTTGACTTAATTGAGAGAAACCCGGATATACGCACTGATATTTCGGTTCTTGTTACACGAGGCGTGAGAGCGGAGGATTTGCTTCAATTAACGACTCAAATGGAGTCTATTCCTGTTAATCAGCTTCGGGAAATGATTGAAGTGAATCAGTCTGCTTATGCATCGAACTATGTCGTATTAGTCAAAGATATAACGAGACTATTGGGAAGAGGGAAGCAACAACCCGTATTGCCCGCTATTCAAATAGAAGGGAGTAAGGCGGAGGGCCATTCCAATGATAATTTAAATAGCATTCCTGCAAAAGCGATTCCAGTGCTGTCGACGATGGCCGTTTTTAGCGATGGCAAGCTTGTTGGTTATTTGAAGTCCAAGGATTCAAGAGGTCTATCTTGGCTTCAAAATAAAGTGGAGAGCACTGTCGTAAAGCTTGGATGCCCGGAGTCAGAAGGGGAGCTCATTGTTGAGGTACAGGATACGGCGACCGTGTATAAGGTTAAACAAGATCCGGATGGTCATCCAATTATACAGGTCCATATCAGTGTAGTGGGCGGAATTCAAGAAATCATGTGCCACGGCGTCAACATCACGGAGGAAAGTGTACTGATCAAGATCGGCAAAATGACAGATAAAGCGATCGAGGAAGAGGTAGCGGGCACGATCAATAGCGTACAGAAGAAATTCCACACGGATGTATTAGGGTGGGGAAAAGAGGTTTATTTTCAAGAGCCGAATATTTGGAGGAAAATCGAAGCGGACTGGGAAGATATATTCCCTCAAGTGAAAAGCGAAGTTATCTGTACGACTCAAATAACAGGCTCAGGTGTACGGGGCGAATCTATATCGAAATGA
- a CDS encoding spore germination protein produces the protein MFRTYKQGNGSAGNKADKRITKAEMHEKEQLQPFAEKALSTSLEQNMETMKRELGESQDIIYRELTLTDRGHTKALVVYVQGMVDDERLDHFVIQPMHGGKYPEEANLEPAELLAFMKNNLLSTGIINDLCDWKLLFQKLFMGYCVIMIEGATQAIGTNVVGGARRSVEEPKTEMAIRGPREGFTESIRTNTSLIRRKIRSPKLWMEQWTIGEISQTPVCIMYVKDLADENVLKDLRERLEEIQIDGILESGYIEELITDQKWSPFPTIMSVERPDAVAGNLLEGRIAIFVDGTPFVLIVPTILNMFFQASEDYYQRFDIATFLRLLRFVSFLIALLMPSIYVAIVGYHQEMIPTQLLLKLAAQREGVPFPAYLEAFIMEFVFEILREAVVRMPSAAGNTISIVGGLVIGQSVVEAGIVSPAVVIVVSFTAIASFVSPNYSLGIAARLLRFLLLLAASTLGFYGIGLVVLLLLLHLSNLRSFGMPYIKPFAPMYLKDMKDTLVRAPLWMMRERPEKLASSNRVRQDIETEHRKEPQQ, from the coding sequence ATGTTCCGAACCTATAAGCAGGGCAATGGCAGCGCTGGCAACAAGGCTGATAAGCGCATAACCAAAGCGGAGATGCATGAAAAGGAGCAGCTTCAGCCTTTTGCGGAGAAGGCCCTTTCCACTTCCCTGGAGCAAAATATGGAGACCATGAAGCGTGAGTTGGGTGAGAGTCAGGATATTATTTATCGTGAGCTGACGTTAACGGATAGAGGCCACACGAAGGCGCTAGTTGTTTATGTACAAGGGATGGTTGACGATGAACGCCTTGACCATTTTGTCATTCAACCGATGCATGGAGGCAAATACCCGGAGGAGGCTAATTTAGAGCCTGCTGAGCTGCTTGCATTTATGAAAAACAATTTGCTCTCAACCGGTATTATTAATGATTTATGCGATTGGAAGCTATTGTTTCAAAAATTGTTTATGGGCTATTGCGTCATCATGATAGAGGGTGCAACTCAGGCAATAGGAACCAATGTAGTAGGGGGAGCAAGAAGAAGCGTAGAAGAACCGAAAACCGAGATGGCCATACGTGGTCCTAGGGAAGGGTTTACGGAGTCGATTAGAACAAATACATCGCTGATTCGCAGGAAGATACGAAGTCCGAAGCTGTGGATGGAGCAATGGACGATCGGAGAAATTTCACAAACTCCCGTATGCATCATGTATGTCAAAGATTTGGCGGATGAGAATGTGCTTAAGGATTTAAGAGAACGTCTGGAAGAAATACAAATTGACGGCATACTTGAATCCGGTTATATCGAGGAATTAATTACGGATCAGAAGTGGTCGCCGTTTCCTACCATCATGAGCGTAGAGCGGCCGGATGCTGTAGCAGGCAATTTGCTTGAAGGACGAATAGCAATTTTTGTTGACGGGACGCCATTTGTTCTGATTGTACCTACAATTTTAAATATGTTTTTTCAGGCTTCAGAAGATTATTATCAGCGGTTTGATATCGCGACTTTTCTGCGGCTGCTTCGTTTTGTATCCTTTTTAATCGCATTGCTTATGCCGTCGATATATGTCGCAATCGTTGGATATCACCAGGAGATGATACCGACTCAGCTGCTGCTCAAGCTTGCAGCACAGCGAGAGGGCGTGCCTTTTCCCGCTTATTTGGAAGCTTTTATTATGGAATTTGTATTTGAAATATTACGGGAAGCCGTTGTACGAATGCCTAGTGCTGCGGGTAACACGATATCAATCGTTGGAGGTCTTGTTATCGGACAGTCGGTCGTAGAGGCGGGAATCGTCTCGCCAGCCGTCGTTATCGTCGTTTCCTTCACAGCGATTGCCAGTTTCGTATCTCCTAACTACAGTCTTGGAATTGCGGCTAGGCTGCTGCGCTTTCTGCTGCTTCTAGCAGCGTCGACACTCGGTTTTTATGGAATTGGATTAGTTGTGCTGCTGCTTCTGCTGCATTTGAGCAATTTAAGATCGTTTGGCATGCCCTATATTAAACCATTCGCCCCGATGTATTTAAAGGATATGAAGGATACGCTGGTTAGGGCGCCACTTTGGATGATGCGGGAACGGCCAGAGAAGCTTGCTTCGAGTAATAGAGTTAGACAAGACATTGAAACGGAGCATAGGAAGGAGCCGCAGCAATGA
- a CDS encoding methyl-accepting chemotaxis protein, translating into MFDWLGMKVGFPLWVSWQLNKDMKTDVEQSFEGIAETRKELLTSWAMEYWNYIDQLGGQLTELLAPNKDFTTSTEQSHIERLFERTYARAIDITELFLLDVKQTVISSTHRPHIGTIYQEDSSLQLGLSYTKQLSSPRRCLFGPYSDSLTLKLGARSSSFHDKMTLLFMLPITVNGSFAGTLCARVPNDVLGDLIQRESGHVYPDSGDNYIFMAKAGLNTHIAPGTALSRSRFEDRTFTHGENLKDGVTTDWGKVSIKEHTELEIVFNDPATGQLHPGVANTIASDSNLFVEYPGYSDYRHISVIGKGVTFQLPHCPDKWGMMCEGDLEEVYRIRSIGWRQRKLQLISITSVSILSALLMLFIAVHAPIWVTATAAGLFNLVFGLLFSFAFQNRESKRVVSHLRQINRFIRINAEGKGDLTQRLQLNHFDNDESKELAKWINNMIDSLEGIMLQVKLASSDVLSSQFVLNESAAVTSASTERVSGKVSDMIGSIRLQLKDIDMAKDAAGDMQATLKQIEEQAAGQIEVAKTEVDRIGDKMFHISAKVGETNGTIHKFMDTVQEIQGVLHVIEEISAQTNLLALNASIEAARVGEQGRGFAVVASEIRKLADMTKKSTEEVHEITRHIYDEAKQAYASMDEGTRVVEEGNQLVAAAASTLASAHAEDHRKTQVVDEVVQLMEKIALVSRENRKISSDVESKVQELIGEMKNVRQTSQSVESITTLLQQLVGQFKLTESRKR; encoded by the coding sequence ATGTTTGATTGGCTAGGTATGAAAGTAGGGTTTCCGCTCTGGGTTTCATGGCAATTGAATAAAGATATGAAAACAGATGTCGAGCAAAGCTTTGAGGGGATTGCGGAGACGCGTAAGGAATTGCTAACTTCATGGGCAATGGAGTATTGGAATTACATCGATCAATTGGGCGGCCAACTGACGGAGCTCCTCGCTCCAAACAAAGATTTTACTACTTCTACTGAACAGTCGCATATAGAACGATTATTTGAAAGAACATATGCTCGAGCGATCGATATAACCGAGCTGTTTTTACTCGATGTGAAGCAAACTGTTATCAGTTCCACACATAGGCCGCATATTGGGACAATCTATCAGGAAGATAGCAGCTTGCAGCTTGGACTGAGCTACACTAAGCAGTTGAGCAGCCCTCGTCGATGCTTGTTTGGGCCTTATAGTGATTCTCTCACCTTAAAGCTAGGAGCTCGTTCCTCCTCTTTTCATGACAAAATGACTCTATTATTTATGCTTCCAATTACGGTAAATGGCAGCTTTGCTGGGACGTTGTGTGCGCGTGTGCCGAATGATGTATTAGGAGATTTAATTCAGCGGGAATCGGGCCATGTCTATCCAGATTCGGGTGATAATTATATCTTTATGGCGAAGGCAGGCTTGAATACTCATATAGCGCCAGGGACGGCTTTATCTCGAAGCAGGTTCGAGGATCGAACCTTCACACATGGCGAAAATCTCAAGGATGGCGTAACAACCGATTGGGGCAAAGTTTCGATCAAGGAGCATACAGAGCTTGAAATTGTCTTTAATGATCCGGCAACTGGACAGCTTCATCCTGGGGTTGCGAATACCATTGCAAGCGACAGCAATCTATTCGTTGAATATCCAGGTTATTCGGATTATAGGCATATATCGGTTATTGGCAAGGGAGTGACCTTTCAGCTGCCGCATTGTCCGGATAAATGGGGGATGATGTGCGAGGGTGACTTAGAGGAAGTATACCGCATTCGCAGTATAGGCTGGAGACAACGCAAGCTGCAGCTTATATCGATTACAAGTGTTAGTATTTTGTCGGCATTGCTTATGTTATTTATTGCCGTTCATGCTCCAATCTGGGTGACTGCAACAGCGGCAGGTTTATTCAATCTTGTATTTGGATTGTTATTCAGTTTTGCCTTTCAAAATAGGGAATCGAAGCGTGTCGTATCGCATCTGCGCCAAATTAATCGTTTTATTCGCATAAATGCAGAAGGAAAGGGAGATTTGACGCAGCGCTTGCAGCTTAATCATTTTGATAATGATGAATCAAAAGAATTAGCAAAATGGATAAATAATATGATAGATTCCTTGGAAGGCATTATGCTGCAGGTTAAGCTTGCCTCCTCAGATGTTCTATCAAGCCAGTTTGTCCTAAACGAATCAGCGGCTGTCACTTCAGCTTCAACGGAACGAGTCAGCGGAAAAGTATCTGATATGATTGGAAGCATTAGATTGCAATTGAAGGATATTGATATGGCGAAGGATGCTGCAGGCGATATGCAGGCTACGCTGAAACAGATTGAAGAGCAGGCAGCTGGACAAATTGAGGTAGCCAAAACCGAGGTTGATCGCATCGGGGACAAGATGTTTCACATTTCTGCCAAGGTAGGGGAAACCAACGGAACCATCCATAAATTTATGGATACGGTACAAGAAATACAAGGGGTCTTGCATGTCATTGAAGAAATATCTGCACAAACGAATTTATTAGCGCTTAATGCATCAATCGAGGCAGCGAGGGTTGGCGAGCAAGGCAGAGGTTTTGCCGTTGTGGCATCGGAAATTCGCAAGCTTGCCGATATGACCAAAAAATCGACCGAGGAAGTGCATGAAATTACTCGTCACATTTATGATGAAGCGAAACAAGCTTATGCCTCTATGGATGAAGGTACTCGCGTAGTTGAGGAGGGCAATCAGCTTGTAGCAGCCGCTGCCAGTACGCTTGCTTCAGCACATGCCGAGGATCATCGCAAGACGCAGGTCGTTGATGAGGTCGTGCAGCTAATGGAGAAAATCGCACTGGTAAGCAGAGAAAATCGAAAGATTTCTTCCGATGTAGAGAGCAAAGTGCAAGAGCTCATTGGCGAAATGAAAAATGTGAGACAAACCTCTCAGAGTGTGGAGTCTATAACGACGCTGCTTCAGCAGCTTGTTGGCCAGTTTAAGCTGACGGAGTCGCGAAAAAGATAA
- a CDS encoding F0F1 ATP synthase subunit epsilon translates to MSSFLVEIVTPERKVYAETANMVSVTGVEGELGILPNHIPLVTPLRIAPVVIKRGNQVDVVAVNGGFIEVRKDKIVILAESAELATDINVERAEAAKQRAQQRLAAKQDQVDFRRAELALQRAMNRLHIKHK, encoded by the coding sequence ATGAGTTCTTTTTTAGTAGAGATTGTAACACCTGAGCGTAAAGTATACGCAGAGACTGCTAATATGGTTAGTGTAACAGGCGTTGAAGGTGAGCTTGGCATATTGCCAAATCACATTCCACTTGTCACACCGCTTCGTATTGCACCTGTCGTTATCAAACGCGGTAATCAAGTAGATGTAGTAGCAGTTAATGGAGGCTTCATCGAAGTACGCAAGGATAAGATCGTTATTCTTGCTGAGAGCGCTGAGCTTGCAACTGATATTAACGTTGAACGTGCAGAAGCCGCTAAACAGCGTGCTCAGCAGCGTCTTGCTGCGAAGCAAGACCAAGTTGATTTCCGCCGTGCAGAGCTTGCTTTGCAGCGTGCGATGAATCGTCTGCATATTAAACACAAATAA